In Pseudomonas sp. MYb327, one DNA window encodes the following:
- the mgrA gene encoding L-glyceraldehyde 3-phosphate reductase produces the protein MTYTAAENRYDSIPYRRVGRSGLVLPALSLGLWHNFGDSTPIDTQRALLRTAFDLGINHFDLANNYGPPYGSAETNFGRLLREDFKQYRDELIISSKAGWDMWPGPYGQGGGSRKYVLASLDQSLQRLGLDYVDIFYSHRFDPDTPLEETASALATAVQQGKALYIGISSYSGVKTREMAALLKEWKVPLLIHQPAYNLLNRWVEKDLLDTTDELGTGVIAFTPLAQGLLTDKYLNGVPADARVNRPGGGSLQASHLSDANIAHVRALNEIAKRRGQSLAQLALAWTLRDPRVTSALIGASRPEQIIENVGALKNLSFSAEELAEIDRFAQEGGINLWEKPSTAE, from the coding sequence ATGACTTACACCGCTGCCGAAAATCGCTACGACTCCATCCCTTACCGCCGCGTGGGCCGCAGCGGGCTGGTGCTGCCGGCACTGTCCCTGGGCCTGTGGCACAACTTCGGTGACAGCACGCCGATCGATACCCAACGTGCATTGCTGCGCACGGCGTTCGACCTGGGCATCAACCATTTCGACCTGGCCAACAACTACGGCCCGCCGTACGGCAGCGCCGAGACCAACTTCGGGCGTTTGCTGCGCGAAGACTTCAAGCAATATCGCGATGAGCTGATTATCTCCAGCAAGGCCGGTTGGGACATGTGGCCCGGTCCTTACGGCCAGGGCGGCGGTTCGCGCAAATATGTGCTGGCCAGCCTCGACCAGAGCCTGCAACGCCTGGGCCTGGACTACGTCGATATCTTTTACTCGCACCGCTTCGACCCGGACACGCCGCTGGAAGAAACCGCCAGCGCATTGGCCACCGCCGTGCAGCAGGGCAAGGCGCTGTACATCGGCATCTCGTCCTATTCCGGGGTGAAAACCCGCGAAATGGCGGCACTGCTCAAAGAGTGGAAAGTCCCGTTGTTGATCCATCAGCCGGCCTACAACCTGCTCAATCGCTGGGTTGAAAAAGACCTGCTGGACACCACCGACGAACTCGGCACAGGCGTCATTGCCTTCACACCGCTGGCCCAGGGTTTGCTGACCGACAAATACCTCAACGGCGTGCCGGCCGATGCGCGGGTCAACCGTCCGGGCGGTGGTTCGTTGCAGGCCTCGCACTTGTCGGATGCCAACATCGCCCACGTGCGCGCGCTCAACGAGATCGCCAAGCGTCGTGGTCAGAGCCTGGCGCAATTGGCGCTGGCCTGGACCCTGCGTGACCCGCGTGTGACCTCGGCACTGATCGGCGCGAGCCGGCCGGAGCAGATCATCGAGAACGTCGGGGCGTTGAAGAATTTGAGCTTCAGTGCTGAAGAGCTGGCGGAGATTGACCGGTTTGCCCAAGAGGGCGGGATCAATCTGTGGGAGAAGCCTTCGACGGCTGAGTAA
- the tcyL gene encoding cystine ABC transporter permease, producing the protein MEDAFQLALDSAPFLLKGAYYTVILSLGGMFFGLVLGFGLALMRLSRFKLVSWIARIYVSFFRGTPLLVQLFVIYYGLPQLGMELDPIPAAMIGFSLNMAAYACEILRAAISSIERGQWEAAASIGMTRAQTLRRAILPQAMRTALPPLGNSFISLVKDTALAATIQVPELFRQAQLITARTFEVFTMYLAAALIYWILATVLSHLQNKLEERVNRHDQES; encoded by the coding sequence ATGGAAGACGCTTTCCAACTCGCTCTGGATTCTGCGCCCTTTCTGCTCAAGGGCGCGTACTACACGGTCATCTTGAGCCTCGGCGGGATGTTCTTCGGCCTCGTGCTGGGCTTCGGCCTGGCATTGATGCGCCTGTCGCGCTTCAAGCTGGTGAGCTGGATCGCCCGCATCTATGTGTCGTTCTTTCGCGGCACGCCGTTGCTGGTGCAACTGTTCGTGATCTATTACGGCTTGCCGCAATTGGGCATGGAACTCGATCCAATTCCGGCGGCCATGATCGGCTTCTCGCTGAACATGGCCGCTTACGCCTGTGAAATCCTGCGTGCCGCGATCAGCTCGATCGAACGCGGCCAATGGGAAGCTGCTGCCAGCATCGGCATGACCCGTGCGCAGACCCTGCGCCGGGCCATCCTGCCGCAGGCGATGCGCACCGCATTGCCACCGCTGGGCAACAGCTTCATTTCGCTGGTCAAGGACACCGCGCTGGCGGCCACCATCCAGGTGCCGGAGCTGTTCCGTCAGGCACAGTTGATCACCGCCCGTACCTTCGAAGTTTTCACCATGTATCTTGCCGCCGCGCTGATCTACTGGATTCTGGCCACGGTGCTGTCGCACCTGCAGAACAAGTTGGAAGAGCGGGTCAATCGGCACGACCAGGAGTCCTGA
- a CDS encoding D-cysteine desulfhydrase yields MSIQAPIKQQLARFNRLDLLGQPTALEKLERLSNWLGRDVYVKRDDLTPLAMGGNKLRKLEYLAADALAQGADTLITAGAIQSNHVRQTAAIAAKLGLGCVALLENPLGTDDANYAGNGNRLLLDLFDAKVELVENLDNADEQLHALAQRLRSNGKKPYLVPIGGSNALGALGYVRAGLELAEQIKDTGLNFAAVVLASGSAGTHSGLALALSEALPNLPVIGVTVSRSDEDQRPKVQGLAERTAELLGVSLPASFKVELWDEYFAPRYGEPNAGTLAAVKLLASQEGLLLDPVYTGKAMAGLLDGIGRQRFDEGPIIFLHTGGAPALFAYKEFLTD; encoded by the coding sequence ATGTCCATTCAAGCGCCGATCAAACAACAGCTTGCCCGCTTTAACCGTCTCGACCTGCTCGGACAGCCCACCGCCCTGGAAAAACTCGAACGCCTGTCGAACTGGCTGGGACGCGACGTGTATGTCAAACGCGACGACCTGACACCGCTGGCCATGGGCGGCAATAAGCTGCGCAAACTTGAGTACCTGGCCGCCGATGCCTTGGCGCAAGGTGCCGACACCTTGATCACCGCTGGCGCGATTCAATCCAACCACGTGCGGCAGACCGCGGCCATCGCCGCCAAGCTGGGCCTGGGCTGCGTAGCCTTGCTGGAAAATCCCCTGGGCACCGATGACGCCAACTATGCCGGCAACGGCAATCGGCTGTTGCTCGACTTGTTCGATGCCAAGGTCGAGTTGGTGGAAAACCTCGACAACGCTGACGAGCAACTGCATGCCTTGGCTCAACGGCTGCGCAGCAATGGCAAGAAACCGTATCTGGTGCCGATCGGTGGCTCCAATGCCTTGGGCGCGTTGGGTTACGTGCGTGCGGGCCTGGAACTGGCCGAACAGATCAAGGACACCGGGCTGAATTTCGCCGCCGTGGTCCTTGCCTCGGGCAGCGCTGGCACCCACAGCGGCCTGGCATTGGCGTTGAGCGAAGCACTGCCGAATTTGCCAGTGATTGGCGTCACAGTGTCCCGCAGTGATGAGGACCAGCGCCCGAAAGTCCAGGGCCTGGCCGAGCGTACGGCCGAGCTGCTGGGCGTGTCGTTACCGGCGAGTTTCAAGGTCGAGTTGTGGGACGAGTATTTCGCGCCGCGCTATGGCGAGCCGAATGCCGGGACGCTGGCGGCGGTCAAGCTGCTGGCGAGCCAGGAAGGCCTGTTGCTTGACCCGGTCTACACTGGCAAAGCCATGGCCGGGTTGCTTGACGGGATTGGGCGTCAGCGTTTCGATGAAGGCCCGATTATCTTCCTGCACACCGGTGGGGCGCCGGCGTTATTTGCTTATAAAGAATTTCTGACTGACTGA
- a CDS encoding SfnB family sulfur acquisition oxidoreductase, with protein sequence MSSLADAIVHSDLDVAPLLLPAQVLRNDAQALKAAHELAQVARLQASKRDRQRKLPWSEIEQFTRSGLGSITIPHEYGGPQVSFVTLAEVFAVISAADPALGQIPQNQFGILNLVLGSATEAQKKQLFKSVLEGWRIGNAGPERGSKNTLDLKARITADGDGFVLNGQKFYSTGALFAHWVAVKALNDDGKQVLAFVRRGTPGLRIVDDWSGFGQRTTASGTILLNNVRVDAELVVDNWKINDKPNIQGAVSQLIQAAIDAGIARGAIDDAIEFVKTRARPWIDANVERASDDLYVIADIGKLKIELHAAEALLRKAGQVLDQVNAVPLTAESAAHASIAVAEAKVLTTEISLLASEKLFELAGSRATLAEFNLDRHWRNARVHTLHDPVRWKYHAVGTYRLNGTLPARHSWI encoded by the coding sequence ATGTCCAGTCTGGCAGATGCAATCGTCCACAGTGATTTGGACGTCGCTCCATTGTTGTTGCCCGCGCAAGTGCTGCGCAACGACGCGCAAGCCCTCAAAGCGGCCCATGAGCTGGCGCAAGTCGCGCGTCTGCAAGCGTCCAAACGCGACCGGCAGCGCAAACTGCCGTGGTCGGAAATCGAACAGTTCACCCGCAGCGGCCTGGGCAGCATTACCATTCCGCACGAATACGGTGGCCCACAGGTTTCCTTCGTCACTCTGGCCGAGGTTTTCGCGGTCATTTCCGCGGCGGACCCGGCATTGGGACAGATCCCGCAGAACCAGTTCGGCATCCTCAACCTGGTGCTCGGCAGCGCCACCGAGGCGCAGAAAAAACAGCTGTTCAAAAGCGTACTGGAAGGCTGGCGCATCGGTAACGCCGGGCCGGAACGCGGCAGCAAAAACACCCTTGACCTCAAGGCGCGCATCACCGCCGATGGCGATGGGTTTGTCCTCAACGGGCAGAAGTTTTATTCCACCGGCGCACTGTTCGCGCACTGGGTTGCGGTCAAGGCGCTCAATGACGACGGCAAGCAAGTGCTGGCCTTCGTGCGTCGTGGTACGCCGGGGTTGCGCATCGTTGATGACTGGTCCGGCTTCGGCCAGCGCACCACCGCCAGCGGCACCATTTTGCTCAACAACGTGCGGGTGGACGCCGAGCTGGTGGTGGATAACTGGAAGATCAACGACAAGCCGAACATTCAGGGCGCGGTCTCGCAACTGATTCAGGCCGCCATCGATGCCGGCATTGCCCGTGGCGCCATCGACGACGCCATCGAATTCGTGAAAACCCGCGCTCGCCCGTGGATCGACGCCAATGTCGAGCGGGCCAGCGATGACCTGTACGTGATCGCCGACATCGGCAAGCTGAAAATCGAGCTGCATGCCGCCGAAGCACTCTTGCGCAAGGCCGGGCAGGTGCTCGATCAGGTTAATGCCGTGCCGCTGACCGCCGAGTCCGCCGCCCATGCTTCGATTGCCGTGGCCGAAGCCAAAGTGCTGACCACCGAAATCTCGCTGCTGGCCAGCGAAAAGCTTTTCGAACTGGCCGGCAGCCGCGCCACCCTCGCCGAATTCAACCTCGATCGCCACTGGCGCAATGCTCGCGTGCATACGCTGCACGACCCGGTGCGCTGGAAATATCACGCAGTCGGCACCTACCGCTTGAACGGTACTTTACCGGCCCGCCATTCCTGGATCTGA
- a CDS encoding SDR family oxidoreductase yields the protein MTTQTSKVAIVTGASRGIGAVIARQLASEGFAVAINYSSSANEASKLVVKLRQAGHQAIAIKADVSNADDVRRMFDETETQLGKVDVLVNNAGILKVMPLAQHSDELFEQTFNIHARGTFNTLREAATRLNAGGRIINFSSSTVGLNLPGYAVYIASKAAVESLTQVFAKEMRGRNITVNAVAPGPVATELFLHGKSEEQIQTFAKMAPLERLGQPEDIARVVSFLAGPDSGWVNGQIMRVNGGLV from the coding sequence ATGACTACCCAAACTTCGAAAGTTGCCATCGTCACCGGCGCCTCCCGCGGCATCGGTGCGGTCATCGCCAGACAACTGGCCAGTGAAGGTTTCGCCGTCGCCATCAACTACTCCAGCAGCGCCAACGAAGCCTCGAAGCTGGTGGTGAAACTGCGTCAGGCGGGCCATCAAGCCATAGCAATCAAGGCTGACGTGTCCAATGCCGACGACGTTCGCCGGATGTTCGACGAGACCGAAACACAACTGGGCAAGGTCGATGTGCTGGTGAACAACGCCGGCATTCTCAAGGTCATGCCGTTGGCGCAACACAGCGATGAGCTGTTCGAACAGACCTTCAACATCCATGCGCGCGGCACCTTCAATACGTTGCGCGAAGCGGCCACGCGCCTGAATGCCGGAGGGCGGATCATCAACTTTTCCAGCAGCACCGTTGGCCTGAATCTGCCGGGTTATGCGGTGTACATCGCCAGCAAGGCTGCGGTGGAATCCCTGACCCAGGTGTTCGCCAAAGAGATGCGCGGGCGCAACATCACGGTCAATGCCGTGGCGCCTGGCCCGGTAGCGACCGAACTGTTTTTGCATGGCAAGAGCGAGGAGCAGATCCAGACCTTCGCCAAAATGGCGCCGCTGGAGCGTCTGGGTCAGCCAGAAGACATTGCCCGTGTGGTGTCGTTTCTGGCAGGGCCGGATTCGGGGTGGGTCAACGGGCAGATTATGCGGGTCAATGGTGGGTTGGTTTAA
- the epsC gene encoding serine O-acetyltransferase EpsC has protein sequence MSERSSHWQLQTIVSQLRTARDQWRAQNGRASTEQGGRELPSRAAMAEILEALCGALFPMRLGPVDLREESEDFYVGHTLDVALNALLAQARLELRYAARHSTRADTEVEAKTIQIIQDFALALPGLRSLLDTDVLAAYHGDPAARSVDEVLLCYPGILAVIHHRLAHHLYRAGLPLLARISAEIAHSATGIDIHPGAQIGRSFFIDHGTGVVIGETAIIGERVRIYQAVTLGAKRFPADEDGQLQKGQPRHPIVEDDVVIYAGATILGRITIGQGSTIGGNVWLTRSVPAGSNLTQANLQHDDGTQK, from the coding sequence GTGAGTGAGCGTTCCAGCCATTGGCAATTGCAGACCATCGTCAGCCAACTGCGCACGGCGCGTGACCAGTGGCGTGCGCAAAACGGCCGCGCCAGCACCGAACAGGGCGGTCGCGAGTTGCCTTCCCGGGCAGCCATGGCAGAGATTCTCGAAGCCCTCTGCGGTGCGCTGTTTCCGATGCGTCTGGGGCCGGTTGACCTGCGTGAAGAGAGCGAGGATTTCTACGTCGGTCACACCCTCGATGTGGCTTTGAATGCGTTGCTGGCGCAGGCGCGACTTGAATTGCGCTACGCCGCTCGCCACAGCACCCGCGCCGACACCGAGGTCGAGGCCAAGACCATTCAGATCATTCAGGATTTCGCCCTCGCGCTGCCGGGGCTGCGCAGCCTGCTGGACACCGACGTGCTGGCGGCTTATCACGGCGATCCGGCGGCGCGCAGCGTCGATGAAGTGCTGCTGTGCTATCCCGGTATTCTGGCGGTGATTCACCATCGCCTGGCTCACCATTTGTATCGCGCCGGGTTGCCATTGCTCGCACGGATCAGCGCGGAAATCGCCCACTCGGCCACCGGCATCGACATTCACCCTGGCGCGCAGATTGGCCGCAGTTTCTTCATCGACCACGGGACCGGTGTGGTGATCGGCGAGACGGCGATCATTGGCGAGCGGGTACGGATTTATCAGGCCGTGACCCTGGGCGCCAAGCGCTTTCCGGCGGACGAAGACGGTCAGTTGCAGAAGGGGCAGCCGCGGCATCCGATTGTCGAGGATGACGTGGTGATTTATGCCGGCGCGACGATTCTCGGGCGGATCACCATCGGCCAGGGCTCGACCATAGGCGGCAACGTCTGGCTGACCCGAAGCGTGCCGGCGGGCAGCAACCTGACCCAGGCGAATCTGCAGCATGATGATGGGACGCAGAAATAA
- the betT gene encoding choline transporter BetT → MNPPVFYFAASFILLFGVVVIAMPEQAGAWLLAAQNWAANTVGWYYMLAMTLYLVFVVVTALSGYGKIKLGADHDEPEFSYLSWAGMLFAAGISITLFFFCVSEPLTHMLQPPQGEAGTAEAARQAMQILFLHWGLHGWGVFAFVGMALAYFAYRHNLPLALRSALYPLIGKRINGPIGYAVDGFGIIATVFGLGADMGFGVLHLNSGLDYLFGIAHTQWIQVGLITLMMGAAIIVAVSGVDKGVRVMSDINMLLACALLLFVLFAGPTQHLLNTLIQNVGDYLGALPMKSFDLYAYDKPSDWLGGWTVFYWAWWIAWSPFVGLFIARISRGRTIREFVFGVLLIPLGFTLAWMSIFGNSAIDQVLNHGMSALGMSAIDNPSMTLYLLLETYPWSKTVIAVTVFISFVFFVTSADSGTVVLSTLSAKGGNPDEDGPKWLRVFWGAMTALVTSALLFSGSIDALKSAVVLTSLPFSLILLLMMWGLHKAFYLESQKQIAQLHSLAPVSGSRRGGWRQRLSQAVHFPSRDEVYRFLDSTVRPAIEEVSAVFVEKGLSVITHPEPVNDSVSLEVGHGDEHPFIYQVQMRGYFTPSFARGGMGSKELNNRRYYRAEVHLSEGSQDYDLVGYTKEQVINDILDQYERHMQFLHLVR, encoded by the coding sequence ATGAATCCGCCGGTGTTTTACTTTGCGGCGAGTTTCATTTTGTTATTTGGCGTTGTCGTTATCGCCATGCCCGAGCAGGCGGGTGCCTGGTTGCTGGCGGCGCAAAACTGGGCGGCCAATACGGTCGGCTGGTACTACATGCTCGCGATGACGCTGTATCTGGTCTTCGTGGTGGTCACCGCCTTGTCCGGCTACGGCAAGATCAAGCTCGGTGCCGACCACGACGAGCCCGAGTTCAGTTATTTGTCCTGGGCCGGCATGTTGTTCGCCGCCGGGATCAGCATCACGCTGTTTTTCTTTTGTGTGTCCGAACCACTCACCCACATGCTGCAACCACCGCAAGGCGAGGCCGGCACGGCGGAGGCGGCGCGTCAGGCGATGCAGATTCTGTTTCTGCACTGGGGCCTGCATGGCTGGGGCGTGTTCGCCTTTGTCGGCATGGCGCTGGCCTATTTCGCCTACCGCCACAATTTGCCGCTGGCCCTGCGCTCGGCGCTGTATCCGCTGATCGGCAAACGCATCAACGGCCCGATCGGTTACGCGGTGGACGGCTTCGGCATCATCGCCACAGTGTTCGGTCTCGGTGCCGACATGGGCTTCGGCGTGCTGCACCTGAACTCGGGCCTGGATTACCTGTTCGGCATTGCCCATACCCAGTGGATTCAGGTCGGCCTGATCACGCTGATGATGGGCGCGGCGATCATCGTCGCGGTATCCGGTGTCGATAAGGGCGTGCGGGTGATGTCCGACATCAACATGCTGCTGGCCTGCGCGTTGCTGCTGTTCGTGTTGTTCGCCGGTCCGACGCAGCATCTGCTCAACACGTTGATCCAGAACGTCGGTGACTACCTCGGCGCCTTGCCGATGAAAAGTTTCGACCTCTACGCCTACGACAAACCCAGTGACTGGCTGGGCGGCTGGACAGTGTTCTATTGGGCCTGGTGGATCGCATGGTCGCCGTTCGTGGGGCTGTTCATCGCCCGCATTTCCCGTGGCCGCACCATCCGAGAGTTCGTCTTCGGCGTGCTGTTGATTCCGCTGGGTTTCACCCTGGCGTGGATGTCGATCTTCGGCAACAGCGCCATCGACCAAGTGCTCAACCACGGCATGAGCGCGCTCGGTATGTCGGCCATCGACAACCCGTCGATGACCCTCTACTTGCTGCTGGAAACTTACCCGTGGAGCAAAACCGTGATCGCGGTCACGGTGTTCATCAGCTTTGTGTTCTTCGTCACCTCGGCCGACTCCGGCACCGTGGTGCTGTCGACCCTGTCTGCCAAGGGCGGCAACCCGGATGAAGACGGGCCGAAATGGCTGCGGGTGTTCTGGGGCGCGATGACCGCGTTGGTGACCAGTGCGCTGCTGTTCTCCGGCAGCATTGATGCACTGAAGTCGGCGGTGGTCCTGACCTCGTTGCCGTTCTCGCTGATTCTGCTGTTGATGATGTGGGGCCTGCACAAAGCGTTTTATCTCGAATCGCAAAAGCAGATCGCGCAACTGCACTCACTCGCGCCGGTGTCCGGCTCGCGGCGCGGTGGCTGGCGTCAGCGCTTGAGTCAGGCGGTGCATTTTCCGTCGCGGGACGAGGTCTATCGCTTCCTCGATTCGACGGTGCGTCCGGCCATCGAAGAGGTGTCGGCAGTGTTCGTCGAAAAGGGCCTGAGCGTTATTACTCATCCGGAGCCGGTGAATGACAGCGTCAGCCTGGAAGTCGGGCACGGTGACGAGCATCCGTTCATTTACCAAGTGCAGATGCGCGGCTATTTCACTCCCTCGTTCGCCCGTGGCGGCATGGGCTCTAAAGAGCTCAACAACCGTCGTTATTACCGGGCCGAAGTGCATTTGAGCGAAGGCAGTCAGGACTACGATCTGGTGGGCTATACCAAGGAGCAGGTCATTAACGACATCCTTGATCAGTACGAGCGGCACATGCAGTTCTTGCATCTGGTGCGTTGA
- the tcyJ gene encoding cystine ABC transporter substrate-binding protein has protein sequence MNFSALRRNLLVGSLGLALGAGLLGQAVAGEQLQKIKDAGVINVGLEGTYPPFSFVDADGKLAGFEVEFSEALAKELGVKVKLQPTKWDGILAALESKRLDAVINQVTISEERKKKYDFSEPYTVSGIQALVLKKNEGAIKSADDLAGKKVGVGLGTNYEQWLKDNQPKAIIKTYDDDPTKFQDLRVGRIDAILIDRLAALEYAKKATDTVAAGAAFSRQEAGIALRKGEPELLAAVNKAIDKLRADGTLKKLSEKYFSADVTQ, from the coding sequence ATGAATTTTTCCGCACTACGTCGAAATCTGCTGGTGGGTTCGCTGGGCCTGGCACTGGGCGCCGGTCTGCTGGGGCAAGCGGTTGCCGGTGAGCAACTGCAGAAAATCAAGGACGCTGGCGTGATCAACGTCGGTCTGGAAGGCACCTACCCTCCTTTCAGTTTCGTCGATGCCGACGGCAAACTGGCTGGCTTCGAAGTCGAGTTCTCTGAAGCCCTGGCCAAAGAGCTGGGCGTCAAGGTCAAACTGCAACCGACCAAATGGGACGGCATCCTCGCAGCCCTGGAATCCAAACGTCTGGACGCAGTGATCAACCAGGTGACCATCTCCGAAGAGCGCAAGAAGAAGTACGACTTCTCCGAGCCCTACACCGTTTCCGGGATTCAGGCGCTGGTTCTGAAAAAGAACGAAGGCGCCATCAAGTCCGCCGATGACCTGGCCGGCAAGAAAGTCGGTGTGGGCCTGGGCACCAACTACGAACAATGGCTCAAGGACAATCAGCCCAAAGCCATCATCAAGACCTATGACGATGATCCGACCAAGTTCCAGGACCTGCGTGTAGGCCGCATCGACGCCATTCTGATCGATCGTCTCGCCGCACTGGAATACGCCAAGAAAGCAACCGACACCGTTGCCGCCGGTGCAGCCTTCTCCCGTCAGGAAGCCGGCATTGCCCTGCGCAAAGGCGAGCCGGAACTGCTGGCTGCAGTGAACAAGGCCATCGACAAGCTGCGTGCCGACGGTACGCTGAAAAAGCTTTCGGAAAAATACTTCAGCGCTGACGTCACTCAATAA
- the tauD gene encoding taurine dioxygenase — protein sequence MSNLTIVPLSSALGAQISGVDVSQPLNLEQRDAIEQALLKHQVLFFRDQPVTPQQQARFAANFGDLHIHPIYPNVPEQPEVLILDTAVTDVRDNAIWHTDVTFLPTPAMGAVLSAKLLPAFGGDTLWASGIAAYEALSAPMKTLLEGLTATHDFTRSFPLERYGNTPEALAQWEETRRKNPPLSHPVIRTHPVSGRRSLFVNEGFTSKINELSETESEAILKFLFAHATRPEFTIRWRWQKDDIAFWDNRVTQHYAVDDYRPARRVMQRATVLGDAPFFR from the coding sequence ATGAGCAACTTAACCATCGTCCCTCTCAGCTCTGCCCTCGGCGCCCAGATCAGCGGCGTCGACGTCAGCCAGCCACTTAACCTCGAACAGCGCGACGCCATCGAGCAGGCGCTGCTCAAGCATCAAGTGCTGTTCTTCCGCGATCAACCGGTCACCCCACAGCAACAAGCACGCTTCGCTGCCAATTTCGGCGATCTGCACATCCACCCGATCTACCCGAACGTGCCGGAGCAGCCGGAAGTGCTGATCCTCGACACCGCTGTCACTGACGTGCGCGACAACGCAATCTGGCACACCGACGTAACCTTCCTCCCGACCCCGGCGATGGGTGCGGTGCTCAGCGCCAAACTGTTGCCGGCGTTTGGTGGCGACACGTTGTGGGCCAGCGGGATTGCGGCGTATGAAGCCTTGTCGGCGCCGATGAAGACGTTGCTGGAAGGCCTGACCGCCACCCACGATTTCACCCGTTCGTTTCCGTTGGAGCGTTATGGCAACACGCCTGAAGCGCTGGCCCAGTGGGAAGAAACACGGCGCAAGAATCCGCCACTGTCGCACCCGGTGATCCGCACGCATCCGGTGAGCGGACGTCGCTCACTGTTCGTCAACGAGGGCTTCACTTCGAAGATCAACGAACTGTCGGAAACCGAGAGTGAGGCGATTCTGAAATTCCTGTTCGCCCATGCGACTCGGCCGGAATTCACCATTCGCTGGCGCTGGCAGAAAGACGACATCGCGTTCTGGGATAACCGCGTGACCCAGCATTACGCGGTGGATGACTACCGGCCGGCGCGGCGGGTTATGCAGCGGGCGACGGTGTTGGGGGATGCGCCGTTCTTCAGATAA
- the tcyN gene encoding L-cystine ABC transporter ATP-binding protein TcyN translates to MIVVEKLTKQFKGQVVLNGIDLQVKEGEVVAIIGPSGSGKTTFLRCLNFLEEPTSGRIKVGDIEIDTSRPLNQQQGLVRRLRQHVGFVFQNFNLFPHRTALENVIEGPIIVKKIPHAEAVALGKKLLARVGLAGKEDAYPRRLSGGQQQRVAIARALAMEPEVILFDEPTSALDPELVGEVLSTIRSLAEENRTMVIVTHEMGFARDVANRVVFFDKGVIVEQGEAKALFANPKEERTKQFLSKFLNNAHN, encoded by the coding sequence ATGATTGTCGTGGAAAAACTGACAAAGCAGTTCAAGGGTCAAGTCGTGCTCAACGGCATCGATCTGCAAGTGAAGGAAGGCGAGGTTGTGGCCATCATCGGGCCAAGCGGCTCGGGTAAAACCACCTTCTTGCGCTGCCTGAACTTCCTCGAAGAACCCACCAGCGGCCGGATCAAGGTTGGCGATATCGAGATCGATACCAGCCGCCCGTTGAACCAGCAGCAAGGCCTGGTGCGGCGTTTGCGCCAGCACGTGGGATTCGTGTTCCAGAACTTCAACCTGTTCCCCCATCGCACCGCCCTTGAAAACGTCATCGAAGGCCCGATCATCGTAAAGAAGATCCCGCATGCCGAAGCCGTTGCCCTGGGTAAGAAACTGTTGGCCAGGGTGGGTCTGGCAGGCAAGGAAGACGCTTACCCGCGCCGCCTCTCCGGTGGCCAGCAACAACGTGTGGCGATTGCCCGCGCGCTGGCGATGGAGCCGGAAGTGATCCTGTTCGACGAACCGACCTCAGCGCTCGACCCGGAGCTTGTGGGCGAAGTGCTGTCGACGATTCGCAGCCTGGCCGAAGAGAATCGCACCATGGTCATCGTCACCCACGAAATGGGCTTTGCCCGCGACGTGGCCAATCGCGTGGTGTTTTTCGACAAGGGTGTGATCGTTGAACAAGGCGAAGCAAAGGCGCTGTTTGCCAACCCGAAAGAAGAACGCACGAAACAGTTTCTCAGCAAGTTCCTGAATAACGCGCACAACTAA